The following coding sequences lie in one Chelonia mydas isolate rCheMyd1 chromosome 6, rCheMyd1.pri.v2, whole genome shotgun sequence genomic window:
- the LOC102945621 gene encoding AH receptor-interacting protein isoform X1, with the protein MVDQVAQLRADGIAKRLVQEGRGPMPDYRDGTKATFHYRTMLSDGEHHVLDDSRARGKPMELIIGKKFKLPVWETILSTMRDGEQAEFLCDTKHVVLYPLVAKSLRNIAAGKDPLEGQRHCCGIAQMHEHHSLGYPDLDDLQQNPQPLIFAIDMLKVEAPGSYRQDPWAMTDEEKMQAVPLIHEEGNELYRQGKVTEAAAKYYDAIACLKNLQMKEQPGSPDWMQLDLKITPLLLNYCQCKLLCREYYEVLDHCSSILNKYEDNVKAYFKRGKAHAAVWNTAEAQADFAKVLALDPSLAPVVAKELRSMETRLRQKDNEDKIRFKGIFSQ; encoded by the exons ATGGTGGACCAGGTCGCGCAGCTGCGGGCCGACGGGATCGCGAAGCGGCTGGTGCAGGAGGGCCGGGGCCCGATGCCCGACTACCGCGACGGCACCAAG GCCACTTTCCACTACCGCACCATGCTGTCCGACGGGGAGCATCATGTGCTGGATGACAGCCGTGCCCGTGGGAAGCCCATGGAGCTCATTATTGGCAAGAAATTCAAGCTGCCGGTGTGGGAGACCATCCTGAGCACCATGCGGGACGGGGAGCAGGCTGAGTTCCTGTGTGACACCAAG CACGTGGTGCTGTACCCGCTGGTGGCGAAGAGCCTGCGGAACATTGCTGCGGGGAAGGACCCCCTGGAGGGGCAGAGGCACTGCTGCGGCATCGCCCAGATGCATGAGCACCACTCTCTCGGCTACCCTGACCTGGATGACCTGCAGCAGAACCCCCAGCCCCTGATCTTCGCTATCGACATGCTGAAG GTGGAGGCGCCCGGCTCGTACCGGCAGGACCCGTGGGCCATGACGGACGAGGAGAAGATGCAGGCTGTTCCGCTGATCCACGAGGAGGGCAACGAGCTCTATCGCCAGGGCAAGGTGACTGAGGCGGCCGCCAAGTACTACGATGCCATCGCCTGCCTGAAGAACCTGCAGATGAAG GAGCAGCCGGGCTCCCCAGACTGGATGCAGCTGGACCTGAAGATCACCCCCTTGCTGCTGAACTACTGCCAGTGCAAGCTGCTGTGCCGTGAGTACTACGAGGTGCTGGACCACTGCTCCTCCATCCTCAATAAGTATGAAG ACAACGTCAAGGCCTATTTCAAGCGGGGGAAGGCGCATGCCGCCGTCTGGAATACGGCCGAGGCCCAGGCCGACTTTGCCAAGGTGCTGGCGCTGGACCCGTCGCTGGCCCCCGTGGTGGCCAAGGAGCTGCGCAGCATGGAGACGCGCCTGCGCCAGAAGGACAATGAGGACAAGATCCGCTTCAAGGGCATCTTCTCCCAGTAG
- the LOC102945621 gene encoding AH receptor-interacting protein isoform X2, producing MVDQVAQLRADGIAKRLVQEGRGPMPDYRDGTKATFHYRTMLSDGEHHVLDDSRARGKPMELIIGKKFKLPVWETILSTMRDGEQAEFLCDTKHVVLYPLVAKSLRNIAAGKDPLEGQRHCCGIAQMHEHHSLGYPDLDDLQQNPQPLIFAIDMLKVEAPGSYRQDPWAMTDEEKMQAVPLIHEEGNELYRQGKVTEAAAKYYDAIACLKNLQMKEQPGSPDWMQLDLKITPLLLNYCQCKLLCREYYEVLDHCSSILNKQRQGLFQAGEGACRRLEYGRGPGRLCQGAGAGPVAGPRGGQGAAQHGDAPAPEGQ from the exons ATGGTGGACCAGGTCGCGCAGCTGCGGGCCGACGGGATCGCGAAGCGGCTGGTGCAGGAGGGCCGGGGCCCGATGCCCGACTACCGCGACGGCACCAAG GCCACTTTCCACTACCGCACCATGCTGTCCGACGGGGAGCATCATGTGCTGGATGACAGCCGTGCCCGTGGGAAGCCCATGGAGCTCATTATTGGCAAGAAATTCAAGCTGCCGGTGTGGGAGACCATCCTGAGCACCATGCGGGACGGGGAGCAGGCTGAGTTCCTGTGTGACACCAAG CACGTGGTGCTGTACCCGCTGGTGGCGAAGAGCCTGCGGAACATTGCTGCGGGGAAGGACCCCCTGGAGGGGCAGAGGCACTGCTGCGGCATCGCCCAGATGCATGAGCACCACTCTCTCGGCTACCCTGACCTGGATGACCTGCAGCAGAACCCCCAGCCCCTGATCTTCGCTATCGACATGCTGAAG GTGGAGGCGCCCGGCTCGTACCGGCAGGACCCGTGGGCCATGACGGACGAGGAGAAGATGCAGGCTGTTCCGCTGATCCACGAGGAGGGCAACGAGCTCTATCGCCAGGGCAAGGTGACTGAGGCGGCCGCCAAGTACTACGATGCCATCGCCTGCCTGAAGAACCTGCAGATGAAG GAGCAGCCGGGCTCCCCAGACTGGATGCAGCTGGACCTGAAGATCACCCCCTTGCTGCTGAACTACTGCCAGTGCAAGCTGCTGTGCCGTGAGTACTACGAGGTGCTGGACCACTGCTCCTCCATCCTCAATAA ACAACGTCAAGGCCTATTTCAAGCGGGGGAAGGCGCATGCCGCCGTCTGGAATACGGCCGAGGCCCAGGCCGACTTTGCCAAGGTGCTGGCGCTGGACCCGTCGCTGGCCCCCGTGGTGGCCAAGGAGCTGCGCAGCATGGAGACGCGCCTGCGCCAGAAGGACAATGA